One stretch of Thalassophryne amazonica chromosome 19, fThaAma1.1, whole genome shotgun sequence DNA includes these proteins:
- the si:dkey-248g15.3 gene encoding ctenidin-3, whose product MSDGKEEKGKGGGRRKCDDEDKGHEWGECQGGEGGQGGGQGGQGGGQGGQGGGRGGHGGGRGGHGHGHGHGHEHGQGKGKSDH is encoded by the exons ATGAGTGACGGCAAAG AAGAAaag GGCAAAGGAGGAGGCAGAAGGAAATGTGATGATGAGGACAAAGGGCATGAATGGGGAGAATGCCAAGGAGGTGAAGGAGGCCAAGGAGGCGGGCAAGGAGGCCAAGGAGGCGGGCAAGGAGGCCAAGGAGGCGGGCGAGGAGGCCACGGAGGCGGGCGAGGAGGCCACGGTCACGGTCATGGTCACGGTCACGAACATGGTCAAGGAAAAGGCAAATCAGACCACTGA